The following proteins are encoded in a genomic region of Acidobacteriota bacterium:
- a CDS encoding methyltransferase domain-containing protein — protein sequence MHQQALEILQCPYCGSAFTLDAGPTLRQTGDEISTGLLRCQCTTYPIVDGIPVLLAGYGGDGSFPQLLADAPEQVLYSMLGLDDERQAGFERWLTKPDGTYSELLELFCPGVEGPYFVHRFANPTFLVGQSLLRAVASDRRCFARRVIDLGGGSGHLVRVLGELAAGQEVWLAETNYWKLWLARRIVAPQCVPVCVDAEAPLPFQRGSFSLALCSDAFHYIWSKRMFASEMMRLVGADGVIVVNHVHNALQENHSMGLPLAPRWWRNLFAEMGARAFKESAALEALITRAPLDLTPQFSDDELAGEQALFMVATLLDGFWRSYPYPGAQCTSGVWRLNPLYEVEAQGEQAKLSLTRFPSPSYEDEYKDCKRYLPAELAVPANVLARAAAGAWDDDLQALAECYVLLNVPEHYL from the coding sequence ATGCACCAACAAGCTCTCGAAATTTTGCAATGCCCCTACTGCGGCAGCGCCTTCACGCTCGACGCCGGGCCGACCTTGCGCCAAACGGGCGATGAAATCAGCACTGGTCTGTTGCGTTGTCAGTGCACGACGTATCCCATCGTGGACGGCATCCCGGTGCTGCTGGCGGGCTATGGCGGCGACGGCAGCTTTCCGCAATTGCTGGCCGATGCGCCGGAGCAGGTGTTGTATTCGATGCTCGGTTTGGATGACGAGCGCCAGGCGGGCTTTGAACGCTGGTTGACCAAGCCCGACGGTACATACAGCGAACTGCTCGAATTGTTTTGCCCCGGCGTCGAGGGGCCGTACTTCGTCCACCGCTTTGCCAATCCCACGTTTCTCGTCGGGCAATCGTTGCTGCGCGCGGTGGCGAGCGACCGGCGTTGTTTTGCGCGGCGCGTGATTGATTTGGGCGGCGGTTCCGGGCATCTGGTGCGCGTGCTCGGCGAACTCGCGGCAGGCCAGGAAGTCTGGCTGGCCGAGACGAATTATTGGAAGCTTTGGCTCGCGCGCCGCATCGTCGCGCCGCAATGCGTTCCAGTTTGCGTAGACGCCGAAGCGCCGTTGCCGTTTCAGCGCGGCAGTTTTTCGCTGGCGCTCTGTTCCGACGCCTTTCACTACATTTGGTCGAAGCGCATGTTCGCCAGCGAAATGATGCGCCTGGTTGGCGCGGACGGCGTGATCGTCGTCAATCACGTGCACAACGCCTTGCAGGAAAATCATTCGATGGGCCTGCCGCTTGCGCCGCGCTGGTGGCGCAATCTGTTTGCCGAAATGGGCGCGCGGGCGTTTAAGGAAAGCGCCGCACTTGAGGCGCTGATTACACGCGCGCCGCTTGATTTGACGCCGCAATTCAGCGACGACGAACTGGCGGGCGAACAGGCGCTTTTCATGGTCGCGACGCTGCTCGATGGTTTCTGGCGCAGTTATCCGTATCCTGGCGCGCAATGCACGAGCGGCGTCTGGCGCTTAAATCCGCTGTATGAAGTCGAAGCGCAAGGCGAACAAGCCAAGCTAAGTCTGACGCGCTTCCCGTCGCCGAGTTACGAGGACGAATACAAAGATTGCAAACGCTATTTGCCCGCTGAACTCGCAGTGCCCGCGAACGTGCTGGCGCGC